One Nicotiana tomentosiformis chromosome 4, ASM39032v3, whole genome shotgun sequence genomic window carries:
- the LOC104098869 gene encoding sodium/calcium exchanger NCL-like has product MASFSFFFVTILILVLPIIEGRILKLEGSEISTQLISDGVEHFKNQSDYLSLGSSKALITSGDQCKHIYGFFPCAENIGGYIYMIAIFQYLLILGEKVLSKGSNRLFSILDTGIFGASIFPTLITWPRIVMAFVSGLLINREQAQVSVSSSLGSNVGSSVLNLTVLWGICVILGRQNISVNSNTQSAESSSSTLKLKDLKITGIITNDLTGYIAGVMFLSLAPFIIMLFVDIISSSVGKRITILVALIVSVTLLLSYFAYQVIINNLIYGSLSNW; this is encoded by the exons ATGGCtagcttttctttcttctttgttaCAATCTTGATCTTGGTTTTGCCCATTATTGAAGGGCGTATTCTGAAACTTGAAGGTTCAGAAATTAGTACTCAATTGATCTCAGATGGAGTTGAACACTTCAAGAATCAATCAGATTATCTAAGTCTAGGCAGCTCAAAGGCACTTATAACTTCAGGGGATCAATGTAAACATATATATGGTTTCTTTCCATGTGCAGAAAATATTGGAGGGTACATATACATGATTGCCATATTTCAGTACTTGTTGATTCTTGGTGAGAAAGTACTGTCCAAAGGAAGCAACAGGCTCTTTAGTATTCTTGACACTGGAATTTTTGGTGCAAGTATCTTTCCAACCCTTATAACATGGCCAAGAATTGTTATGGCGTTTG TATCTGGACTTTTGATCAATAGAGAGCAAGCTCAAGTATCGGTATCTTCTTCACTTGGTTCGAATGTTGGTTCCAGTGTCTTGAATCTTACTGTGCTCTGGGGCATATGTGTCATACTTGGGAGACAAAACATCTCAGTAAATTCAAATACACAAAGTGCAGAATCCTCCTCTTCTACTTTGAAATTGAAAGACTTAAAGA TTACTGGAATCATAACAAATGATCTAACTGGTTATATAGCTGGAGTCATGTTTCTCTCCCTTGCACCATTCATAATAATGTTATTCGTCGATATCATCAGTTCATCAGTAGGAAAGCGTATCACCATTCTTGTTGCTCTCATAGTTTCAGTCACATTGTTGCTGTCATATTTCGCATATCAGGTTATCATCAACAACCTAATTTATGGTTCATTATCCAATTGGTAA